From Wolbachia endosymbiont (group A) of Longitarsus flavicornis, the proteins below share one genomic window:
- the tkt gene encoding transketolase — MNHSHLKSMANAIRFLSIDAVQKANSGHPGMPLGMADVATVLFAKYLNHNPDDSKWFNRDRFVLSNGHGSMLLYSILYLTGYIGIDELKNFRQMRSKTPGHPEFGLTSGVEATTGPLGQGFATAVGMALAESILKEQFGDSLINHYTYVMLGDGCLMEGISHEAASLAGHLKLNKLIALFDDNDISIDGATCLSCSEDVEKRFLAYGWNVDKIDGHDFDAISLAIEQAKKSDKPTMICCKTIIGKFSSRAGTSSAHSGAFSEEDIKQMREKLNWNYEPFHVPEDVKNAWKKTVERAKQNYTMSFQRVTRKEEKEWIPVSSTGMTEENAGMTGYHAELQRRLDKHLPDNIAGVLADLKKQICELMPNEATRSSFGRVMELLTESMPELIGGSADLTGSNCTKYKHMQVINSNNYSGSYVHYGVREHAMAACMNGMALHGAILPYGGTFLVFSDYCRPAIRLSALMKQQVMYVMTHDSIGVGEDGPTHQPIEHLASLRAIPNLYVFRPADAVETLECVSIALEKKESPALFALSRQNVSYMRKFYSDIDQSANLSKFGAYILCECSKELKVTIFATGSEVEIAVEAREKLQEKGIGTRIVSMPCWRLFDEQSDEYKAAILNNDSIKVAIEAGSEMGWHKYIGSNGIFIGMKSFGESAPYKTLYEHFNISADHVVKCVCEKLVYIQ; from the coding sequence ATGAATCATTCACATTTAAAATCTATGGCAAACGCCATCCGTTTTTTATCAATTGATGCAGTACAAAAAGCAAACTCTGGACACCCAGGTATGCCACTTGGCATGGCAGATGTTGCAACTGTTTTGTTTGCTAAATATCTGAATCATAATCCTGATGATTCTAAATGGTTCAATAGAGATCGCTTTGTTTTATCAAACGGTCATGGGTCAATGTTACTATATTCAATATTATATTTGACAGGTTATATCGGTATAGATGAGCTAAAAAACTTTAGGCAAATGAGATCCAAGACCCCAGGTCATCCAGAGTTTGGCTTGACTTCCGGAGTAGAGGCAACAACAGGCCCGCTCGGTCAGGGGTTTGCCACTGCTGTTGGCATGGCACTTGCTGAATCGATTCTTAAAGAACAATTTGGAGATAGCTTAATTAATCACTACACTTACGTGATGCTAGGGGATGGCTGTCTTATGGAAGGAATAAGCCATGAAGCAGCATCACTTGCTGGGCATCTTAAATTGAATAAGCTTATAGCTCTTTTTGATGATAATGATATTTCTATAGATGGCGCTACTTGCCTTTCCTGTTCTGAAGATGTAGAGAAACGCTTCTTAGCGTATGGATGGAATGTTGACAAAATTGATGGCCATGATTTTGATGCCATATCCCTTGCAATAGAGCAAGCAAAAAAGTCTGATAAACCTACAATGATCTGCTGCAAAACTATTATCGGAAAATTTTCAAGCCGTGCTGGCACATCCTCTGCTCACAGTGGTGCTTTTTCGGAGGAAGACATAAAACAGATGAGAGAGAAATTAAACTGGAATTATGAACCATTCCATGTACCAGAAGATGTGAAAAATGCCTGGAAGAAAACTGTTGAGAGAGCAAAACAAAACTACACGATGTCATTCCAGCGCGTGACCAGGAAAGAAGAAAAAGAATGGATCCCAGTGTCAAGCACTGGGATGACAGAAGAGAATGCTGGGATGACAGGGTATCATGCAGAACTTCAAAGACGGTTAGATAAACATCTACCAGATAATATCGCTGGTGTTTTAGCTGACCTGAAGAAACAAATATGTGAGCTAATGCCAAACGAAGCTACTCGATCTTCTTTCGGCAGAGTAATGGAACTTTTAACTGAGTCTATGCCGGAATTAATCGGCGGTTCTGCTGATCTTACTGGGTCAAATTGCACTAAATATAAGCACATGCAGGTAATAAATAGCAATAATTATAGTGGCTCTTATGTCCACTATGGAGTGAGAGAGCACGCTATGGCAGCTTGTATGAATGGTATGGCACTTCACGGCGCGATTCTTCCTTATGGCGGCACTTTTTTGGTATTTTCCGACTATTGTCGTCCTGCTATACGTCTTTCAGCTCTGATGAAGCAGCAGGTTATGTATGTCATGACTCACGACTCAATTGGAGTGGGAGAAGATGGCCCAACTCATCAGCCAATAGAGCATTTAGCCTCTTTGCGTGCTATACCAAATCTATATGTTTTTAGGCCAGCCGATGCAGTTGAAACTCTAGAGTGTGTTAGCATTGCACTCGAAAAAAAAGAATCACCTGCACTGTTTGCGCTCTCAAGGCAAAACGTAAGTTACATGCGCAAGTTCTACTCTGATATCGATCAATCTGCTAATTTATCGAAGTTTGGTGCATATATTTTGTGTGAATGTTCAAAAGAATTAAAAGTGACGATATTTGCTACGGGGTCCGAGGTTGAAATTGCAGTTGAAGCAAGGGAGAAATTGCAGGAAAAGGGTATAGGTACAAGGATTGTTTCTATGCCATGCTGGAGGCTTTTTGACGAGCAAAGCGATGAATATAAAGCGGCAATATTAAATAATGACAGCATTAAAGTTGCAATTGAAGCCGGAAGTGAAATGGGTTGGCATAAATACATAGGTTCAAACGGTATATTTATTGGCATGAAAAGCTTCGGAGAATCAGCACCTTATAAAACACTCTATGAGCATTTTAATATCAGTGCTGATCACGTAGTAAAATGTGTGTGTGAGAAACTGGTTTATATTCAGTAG
- the dcd gene encoding dCTP deaminase — protein MAVMPDKWIREKAENFGMIEPFVNHKSSKGVISFGLSSYGYDARVDNKFKIFTNVNSAIVDPKNFSENSFIDKETDVCIIPPNSFVLASTVEYFRIPRNVLVICVGKSTYARCGIIVNVTPLEPGWEGHVTLEFSNTTPLPAKIYANEGACQFVFLSGESECEKSYDDMKGKYMNQHGITLPLVK, from the coding sequence ATGGCAGTTATGCCAGATAAATGGATAAGAGAAAAAGCTGAAAACTTTGGAATGATAGAACCTTTTGTGAATCACAAAAGCAGTAAGGGGGTCATATCTTTCGGACTATCGTCTTATGGTTACGATGCAAGAGTGGATAATAAATTTAAGATTTTTACTAACGTTAATTCAGCCATCGTGGACCCTAAAAATTTCTCTGAGAATAGTTTTATAGATAAAGAAACAGATGTATGTATAATTCCACCAAATAGCTTTGTGCTTGCAAGTACAGTGGAATATTTTCGTATACCAAGAAATGTACTGGTCATTTGTGTTGGTAAATCAACTTACGCAAGGTGTGGAATTATAGTAAACGTTACTCCCTTAGAACCTGGATGGGAAGGTCATGTCACACTCGAATTCTCAAACACCACTCCACTTCCTGCAAAAATTTATGCTAATGAAGGCGCATGCCAATTCGTATTCTTAAGCGGCGAAAGTGAGTGTGAGAAATCATATGATGATATGAAAGGAAAATATATGAATCAGCATGGTATCACTTTGCCGCTGGTGAAATAA
- a CDS encoding substrate-binding domain-containing protein, with protein sequence MLRNFLLIFVFVLFTPLSNADARKYIRIVGSSTVFPFISFIAEEFNRVFPFKTPVVESIGSGSGFKMFCSGIGEDTPDITTSSRPMKEVERELCKRNKINEVIEIIIGYDGIVIANSNQSHRFDFTKKDLFETLSAYSQENDKLVKNSKKFWSNVNQALPKIEIEIYGPHQNTGTYETLVNSIMLDQYSCMNSRIFKENYKDQEERKKACGNIRDDGRYIEVGINENIIIQKLKSNKNALGIFSFSFLMRNQDKIQGSTIAGIEPTYENISSGKYILARPLYLYIKREHLDTVDGLREFVKEIIDSIGIEGGYLSRLGLIPLSSEDMKKASAKVYDIT encoded by the coding sequence ATGCTTAGAAACTTTCTCCTGATTTTTGTATTCGTATTATTCACGCCGCTGTCAAATGCTGATGCCAGGAAATACATCAGAATTGTTGGATCTTCAACTGTTTTTCCTTTTATCTCGTTTATAGCCGAGGAGTTCAATCGTGTATTCCCTTTCAAGACTCCAGTTGTGGAATCGATAGGAAGTGGATCAGGGTTCAAAATGTTTTGCTCAGGAATAGGGGAAGACACGCCAGACATCACCACTTCATCTCGCCCTATGAAGGAAGTAGAAAGAGAACTATGTAAAAGAAATAAAATTAATGAAGTGATAGAGATCATCATTGGCTATGATGGAATTGTCATTGCAAATTCAAATCAAAGCCATAGATTTGATTTCACAAAGAAGGACTTATTTGAAACTTTATCTGCATATTCTCAAGAAAATGATAAATTAGTAAAAAATAGTAAGAAGTTTTGGTCTAATGTCAATCAAGCCTTACCAAAAATAGAAATTGAAATTTATGGTCCACATCAAAATACAGGTACATACGAAACTTTGGTTAATTCTATTATGCTTGATCAATATTCATGCATGAACTCGAGAATTTTCAAAGAGAATTATAAAGATCAGGAAGAAAGAAAGAAAGCATGTGGTAATATAAGGGATGACGGAAGGTATATAGAAGTTGGAATTAATGAAAATATAATAATACAAAAATTGAAAAGCAACAAAAACGCCTTAGGGATATTTAGTTTCAGCTTTTTAATGAGGAATCAAGATAAAATACAAGGGAGCACAATTGCAGGAATTGAGCCAACTTACGAAAATATATCATCGGGAAAATATATATTAGCAAGACCTCTATACCTTTACATAAAGAGGGAACACTTGGATACTGTTGATGGATTAAGAGAATTCGTAAAAGAAATTATAGATTCGATCGGTATTGAAGGTGGGTATCTATCTAGGCTTGGTCTAATCCCACTTTCAAGTGAAGACATGAAAAAAGCTTCAGCAAAGGTTTATGATATAACGTGA
- a CDS encoding L-threonylcarbamoyladenylate synthase: MVSKIINAIQNNLLVCFPTETVYALACNALNNESIGKIYQIKKRSQNKPLSIFVSDIYNLTKIAKLEKKYIGLVNHFSPGPITYILPLKNNNILPNEFFKDSIGIRIPKHPIAISILNKLKVPIVATSINISGEKSVCKADDIPQSIKQHLSAVIEDDELVSGIESTIIDLTEDKIKVLREGAILLQTVNNAFSN; this comes from the coding sequence ATGGTATCTAAAATAATAAATGCAATACAGAACAACTTGTTAGTGTGTTTTCCAACAGAAACAGTGTATGCTCTTGCTTGTAATGCATTAAATAATGAATCTATAGGAAAAATATATCAGATAAAGAAACGCTCTCAAAATAAGCCACTCTCCATATTTGTTAGTGATATTTACAATTTGACAAAAATAGCAAAGCTAGAGAAAAAGTATATTGGGTTAGTAAATCACTTTTCTCCTGGACCAATTACCTACATTTTACCACTTAAAAACAACAACATATTGCCAAATGAATTCTTTAAAGATAGTATAGGCATCAGAATCCCTAAGCATCCTATTGCAATTTCAATATTAAATAAACTGAAAGTTCCAATAGTTGCAACTAGTATAAATATTTCAGGAGAAAAAAGTGTATGTAAGGCAGACGATATACCACAATCCATTAAGCAACATTTATCTGCAGTGATTGAAGATGACGAATTAGTTTCTGGTATAGAATCTACTATTATTGACTTAACCGAAGATAAGATTAAGGTTTTAAGGGAAGGTGCAATTTTATTACAAACAGTAAACAATGCATTTTCAAACTAA
- the rpsD gene encoding 30S ribosomal protein S4, with translation MTTVITRKYRISRRLGVNLWGRAKDPVNKRKYPPGQHGILGFKKLSDFGKQFAAHKKFKFYYAISSKQLRRTFLDAYNRKGYTADNFIGILESRLSSVLYHSGLVPTIYSAKQLISHKHVTVNDKVVNISSYRVKPGDIIKIRERAAKIPVVVEAEQKQERKAPDYLEADSKEHSVKYLRSPQYSEVPYSADMEVNLVVEFYSR, from the coding sequence ATGACAACTGTTATCACTAGAAAGTATAGGATTAGCCGTAGACTTGGTGTAAATTTATGGGGTAGAGCTAAAGACCCAGTAAACAAAAGGAAATACCCTCCAGGTCAACATGGTATTCTTGGATTCAAGAAGTTATCCGACTTTGGTAAGCAGTTTGCTGCGCATAAGAAATTTAAGTTTTACTATGCGATTTCAAGTAAGCAGCTCAGACGTACATTTTTAGATGCTTATAACAGAAAGGGTTATACGGCTGATAATTTTATCGGTATCTTAGAATCGAGATTAAGTTCTGTTTTATACCACTCTGGTCTTGTTCCAACAATTTACTCAGCAAAGCAGCTCATATCTCACAAGCACGTTACAGTTAATGATAAGGTGGTTAACATATCGAGTTATCGAGTGAAGCCAGGTGATATAATAAAAATAAGAGAAAGGGCAGCAAAAATCCCTGTAGTAGTAGAGGCTGAACAAAAACAAGAGCGCAAGGCTCCGGATTATTTAGAAGCAGATAGTAAAGAGCATTCAGTGAAGTATTTGAGGTCACCTCAATATTCTGAGGTTCCTTATTCAGCAGACATGGAAGTCAATTTAGTAGTAGAGTTTTACTCTAGATAG
- a CDS encoding glycoside hydrolase TIM-barrel-like domain-containing protein translates to MSGTPGDISDFFKNQYNKFIEHYASIAKQTKVEGFIIGSELVRLTKIRDEQGNYPAVIELVKLAKRIKLQLGKEVTVTYAADWSEYHSYDGWYNMDELWSSEYIDVVGIDAYFPLTDGPEPPFGYSAEDVMGGWSSGVGYDYFYDYSKGEPERVKYNDSRYAWKNIEKWWSETHINPSGSKTKWQPKMKKIWFTEYGFPSMNGCTNEPNVFVDKGSIESKYPRYSNGEVSFLSQKIAIEGTLKKWQSSEMVEKMFLWAWDARPFPYFPNLCDMWTDCHNWQTGHWIQGKLSQLNISDVLSDLLQKTGLKSDQFDTSNIKGLLSGYVINDQQPVRSIIKMLQSCYFFDVVEQDSKLKFVQKGRGVTTVMPIGETVFSNNSKLVNISQLDLNNKVNIVYFNRNFGYPIDVKYAELPKQGAAITVEIPLIMEEGEAQNIAEVLLYSSWQERNIYNFKLPIKYAWLVPSDIITILDSEKKHTVRIIKTKFESMSIQVSGVGYDSSIYKLSFPSTRSLMLKEYPPSHISKTIVEMIDLPHVKGNIASFTLIGEERNWKGATLFISYNDKDYKPIASTNKQSTYGYVMELTNEGITVVLRFGKLRGIIDSNSALIGKEIVKFQNTELIDKNKYKLSNLIRGQEDTKEYDHATGEKFVLLDDSIISFEVQIGKKFYLKAVTYGDSLENTEVKVINSFSN, encoded by the coding sequence TTGAGCGGGACCCCTGGGGATATAAGTGATTTTTTTAAGAATCAATATAACAAATTTATAGAGCATTATGCAAGCATTGCCAAACAAACTAAAGTGGAAGGGTTTATCATCGGTTCTGAACTTGTGCGGCTTACCAAAATTAGAGATGAACAAGGTAATTACCCTGCCGTTATAGAGCTAGTTAAGCTTGCAAAGCGAATAAAACTTCAGCTTGGAAAAGAAGTAACGGTAACTTACGCTGCTGATTGGAGTGAATACCATTCATATGATGGTTGGTATAATATGGATGAACTGTGGTCTTCAGAGTACATCGACGTTGTTGGCATAGATGCTTATTTTCCACTGACTGATGGTCCAGAGCCTCCTTTTGGCTATTCTGCGGAAGATGTAATGGGTGGTTGGAGCAGTGGAGTGGGGTATGATTATTTCTATGATTACTCAAAGGGTGAGCCTGAAAGAGTAAAGTATAACGACAGCAGGTATGCGTGGAAAAATATAGAGAAATGGTGGAGTGAAACTCACATAAATCCAAGTGGTAGTAAAACGAAATGGCAACCAAAAATGAAAAAAATATGGTTTACCGAGTATGGATTTCCCAGTATGAACGGCTGCACTAATGAGCCAAATGTGTTTGTTGATAAAGGCAGCATAGAGAGCAAATATCCACGATATTCAAACGGAGAGGTGAGCTTTCTTTCACAGAAAATTGCAATTGAAGGAACGCTAAAAAAGTGGCAAAGCTCGGAAATGGTAGAAAAAATGTTTCTCTGGGCATGGGATGCAAGGCCATTTCCTTACTTTCCCAATTTGTGTGATATGTGGACTGACTGCCATAATTGGCAGACAGGACATTGGATTCAGGGAAAGCTTTCACAGCTTAATATTTCCGATGTTTTATCGGATCTGTTACAAAAAACAGGTTTAAAAAGCGATCAGTTCGATACAAGCAACATCAAAGGGTTATTGTCTGGGTATGTGATAAACGATCAGCAACCCGTACGTTCAATTATTAAAATGCTGCAAAGTTGCTATTTTTTTGATGTGGTTGAACAGGACTCTAAACTGAAATTTGTCCAAAAGGGCAGGGGAGTTACAACTGTAATGCCAATTGGTGAAACGGTTTTCAGTAACAATTCAAAACTTGTTAATATTAGTCAACTGGATTTAAACAATAAAGTTAACATTGTTTACTTTAACCGCAATTTTGGCTATCCAATTGATGTTAAATACGCTGAATTGCCAAAGCAAGGCGCTGCTATAACAGTTGAAATACCGCTCATTATGGAGGAGGGAGAGGCGCAAAATATCGCTGAGGTTTTACTTTATTCTTCGTGGCAAGAGAGAAATATATACAATTTCAAGCTACCGATAAAATATGCATGGCTTGTGCCAAGTGATATAATAACGATTTTAGACAGTGAGAAAAAACATACGGTGAGAATTATAAAAACGAAATTTGAAAGCATGTCCATTCAAGTAAGTGGTGTTGGTTATGACAGCTCCATATATAAGCTTTCTTTTCCTTCAACAAGGTCTCTTATGCTGAAGGAATACCCTCCTTCTCATATCAGCAAAACCATCGTAGAAATGATAGATTTACCGCATGTTAAAGGTAATATCGCAAGCTTTACTTTAATTGGTGAGGAAAGGAATTGGAAGGGAGCAACGCTCTTTATTTCGTACAACGATAAGGATTATAAGCCTATCGCAAGCACAAATAAGCAGTCTACTTACGGATATGTAATGGAATTAACAAATGAGGGAATTACAGTAGTGTTGCGTTTTGGTAAGCTGCGAGGAATTATCGATTCAAATTCAGCATTAATCGGAAAAGAGATAGTGAAATTCCAGAATACTGAACTAATAGATAAAAATAAATATAAGCTTAGTAACCTAATCAGAGGACAAGAAGATACTAAAGAATATGATCATGCCACAGGTGAAAAATTTGTTCTACTTGATGATTCAATAATATCTTTCGAAGTGCAAATTGGGAAAAAGTTTTACCTAAAAGCAGTGACTTACGGTGACTCGCTGGAAAATACGGAAGTGAAAGTGATAAATTCATTTAGTAATTAA
- the ltrA gene encoding group II intron reverse transcriptase/maturase has protein sequence MNKTKSFDIPKQLICRAYKQVSKNKGAAGVDEVSITKFEENLKDNLYKLWNRMSSGSYFPEPVKAVAIPKDTGGQRILCVPSVFDRIGQTAAAMYLEPLVEPKFHEDSYGYRPNKSALDAVDTARKRCWRYDWTIDLDISGFFDNLDHGLALQAIKKHTDCKWVILYVERWMKAPIQQADGSKVVRDKGVPQGGSVSPIISNIFMHHVFDIWMKKNYPTVPFERYVDDAIVHCRTEKQAEFVKVMIEERLAEYKLKLHPEKTQIVYCKDDNRSGEFPKQSFNFLGYTFRPRLARNKIGKYFVSFLPAISNKAKKKITTTIRSWKMLRNTHITLEEISGKVNPIVRGWYQYYGKFYRTEVYKSLKNIERHLEKWVKRKYKRLRSHGRLARQFLGKVRKRSPDIFYHWTLGLGQKAE, from the coding sequence ATGAATAAAACAAAGTCTTTTGATATACCAAAGCAACTTATTTGTAGGGCTTATAAACAAGTATCGAAAAATAAAGGTGCGGCTGGTGTGGATGAGGTTTCGATAACAAAGTTTGAAGAAAATCTAAAAGATAATCTGTACAAACTATGGAATAGGATGTCATCCGGAAGTTATTTTCCAGAGCCGGTAAAAGCTGTTGCGATACCAAAAGATACAGGAGGGCAAAGAATTTTATGTGTTCCTTCAGTATTCGACAGGATAGGGCAAACGGCTGCTGCTATGTATCTAGAGCCGCTGGTAGAACCAAAATTTCATGAGGATTCATATGGTTATAGACCAAATAAGTCTGCACTGGATGCGGTAGATACAGCTCGTAAAAGATGCTGGAGGTACGATTGGACGATAGATCTTGATATATCTGGATTTTTCGACAATTTGGACCACGGCTTGGCATTGCAAGCTATCAAAAAGCACACAGACTGCAAATGGGTCATACTGTATGTTGAGAGGTGGATGAAAGCCCCCATTCAGCAAGCAGATGGCAGTAAGGTAGTTAGGGATAAAGGAGTTCCGCAAGGAGGTTCAGTTAGCCCAATCATCTCTAATATATTCATGCATCATGTGTTTGATATATGGATGAAAAAGAACTACCCGACAGTACCATTTGAGAGGTATGTGGATGATGCGATAGTGCACTGCAGAACAGAGAAACAGGCAGAGTTTGTGAAAGTAATGATCGAAGAAAGATTGGCTGAGTATAAGTTGAAATTGCATCCTGAAAAGACACAGATAGTGTACTGTAAGGATGACAATAGGAGTGGTGAATTTCCTAAACAAAGTTTTAATTTTCTGGGTTACACATTCAGACCCAGGTTAGCAAGAAATAAAATAGGGAAGTATTTTGTTTCATTTCTTCCAGCAATTAGCAACAAGGCCAAGAAAAAGATTACTACAACCATAAGGTCATGGAAAATGCTACGAAATACGCATATAACATTAGAGGAGATATCAGGAAAAGTAAATCCAATAGTCAGAGGCTGGTATCAGTACTATGGCAAATTTTACAGAACTGAAGTATACAAATCTCTAAAGAATATAGAGCGGCATCTAGAAAAGTGGGTGAAAAGGAAATATAAGAGACTCAGGAGTCACGGAAGACTAGCAAGACAATTTCTAGGAAAGGTGAGAAAGAGGTCTCCGGATATTTTCTATCACTGGACACTAGGGTTAGGCCAAAAGGCTGAATAA
- the iscX gene encoding Fe-S cluster assembly protein IscX, with the protein MKWLDIEDIVEALEEKFPNENIISIRFTELKKKVLSLEEFDDDEKRCNEKILEAIQAAWIEERLAINHTQM; encoded by the coding sequence ATGAAATGGCTTGATATAGAAGATATTGTGGAAGCTCTGGAGGAAAAATTTCCAAATGAGAATATAATTAGTATCAGATTCACTGAGCTTAAAAAAAAGGTCTTGAGTTTAGAGGAATTTGATGATGATGAAAAACGCTGTAACGAAAAAATACTCGAAGCTATTCAAGCAGCTTGGATTGAGGAAAGATTAGCAATAAACCATACGCAAATGTGA
- the miaA gene encoding tRNA (adenosine(37)-N6)-dimethylallyltransferase MiaA: MRNNIVIITGITASGKSELCDNLIKKYNNISIINCDSKQVYKEIPIITAQPPKQEEFYKLYGYVLAKENYSVGLWLEDLEKEVNHALENAQIPIITGGSGLYISSLIKGLSSMPQISQEVRKNVSELSKNLSKEEFYKLVLSKDSKIQDKIFMNDLHRLSRALEVITETGKSIFVWQEHRQPPLFNNFKIHTILPKREDVYQKINSRFITMVKNGAIDEVKKLLSMNLAPHLPAMKAHGVPEIIKYLKGEITLDEAIQIAQTNTRHYAKRQYTWFKNQFPNSVKDKI; the protein is encoded by the coding sequence ATGAGAAACAATATAGTAATTATTACAGGAATTACAGCTTCAGGTAAATCAGAATTGTGTGATAACCTGATAAAAAAATATAATAATATTAGCATAATAAATTGTGATTCAAAGCAGGTATACAAAGAAATTCCCATAATTACTGCTCAACCGCCAAAGCAAGAAGAATTTTATAAACTATATGGTTATGTTTTAGCAAAAGAAAATTATTCCGTGGGTCTATGGTTAGAAGATTTAGAAAAAGAAGTTAATCACGCATTAGAAAATGCTCAGATACCTATTATCACTGGAGGAAGCGGGCTCTACATTAGCAGCTTAATCAAGGGCTTATCATCAATGCCACAAATAAGTCAGGAAGTGAGGAAAAATGTAAGTGAATTAAGCAAAAATTTAAGTAAAGAAGAGTTCTATAAGTTAGTGCTAAGTAAAGACTCAAAAATTCAGGATAAAATATTCATGAATGACTTGCATCGCCTTTCAAGGGCACTTGAAGTTATCACTGAAACTGGCAAGTCAATTTTTGTGTGGCAAGAACATAGACAGCCTCCCTTGTTCAATAATTTTAAGATACACACAATTTTGCCTAAGCGTGAAGACGTATATCAAAAAATAAATTCTCGTTTCATTACAATGGTTAAAAATGGAGCAATTGATGAAGTAAAGAAGCTACTTAGCATGAACCTAGCTCCACATTTGCCAGCTATGAAAGCACACGGAGTGCCAGAAATTATAAAGTACTTGAAAGGTGAGATTACTTTAGACGAAGCGATACAAATTGCTCAAACAAACACAAGACACTATGCGAAACGTCAATATACTTGGTTTAAAAATCAGTTCCCAAATTCTGTAAAAGACAAGATTTAA
- a CDS encoding ankyrin repeat domain-containing protein — MGKFHWSTLLNAEDDKEETPLDLTTNEEIKTLLQSTAQLLKAAAEKGHEEEVQALLEKGANVNATDQNGKTPLHSAARNNNKEVVEALLQVNGININAQDRDNMTPLHWAAVKGHKEAVEALLGKDGIDVNLADKNKDTPLHSVLKKDNIDINVLNALLGEEGIDVNAQDGLNNTPLHLAVKKDNIDINVLNALLGAEGIDVNIKDKLREWTPLHWAVSENKIDKVKALLGAEGIDVNIEDKYEKKTPLHLAAQNNNQEIVEDLIKAGANINVKDKDEKTPLDLATDEKIKTLLQPAEESDPVDGSSTESEGGQEEEKRVGDDTELQSDNSKEGEKTSTTSAEQGTGVSNGSQPTGSTQNKGGQTSTTSAEQGTDVQDNDVGPVASTEPAQTEEQPSSFFGSLFSILMKPFSLVASFFGGFFSWLFGSDEEKSDTQPYDDSSSPGVDQSVEQNNGDHNDQSNVI, encoded by the coding sequence GTGGGGAAGTTCCACTGGTCTACTCTCCTTAATGCAGAGGATGATAAAGAAGAGACTCCCTTAGATTTAACTACTAACGAAGAAATAAAAACTCTATTACAAAGTACAGCTCAATTACTTAAGGCTGCTGCTGAAAAGGGTCATGAGGAGGAGGTACAAGCTCTATTGGAAAAAGGAGCAAATGTTAATGCAACAGATCAAAATGGAAAGACTCCTTTACATTCGGCTGCTCGAAATAACAACAAAGAGGTAGTAGAAGCCCTACTGCAAGTAAATGGGATCAATATTAATGCACAAGATAGAGATAACATGACTCCTTTACATTGGGCTGCTGTAAAGGGCCATAAAGAGGCAGTAGAAGCCCTATTGGGAAAAGATGGAATCGATGTTAATTTAGCAGATAAGAATAAAGATACTCCTTTACATTCTGTTCTTAAAAAGGACAACATAGATATAAATGTATTGAACGCTCTACTGGGAGAAGAAGGAATCGATGTTAATGCACAAGATGGGCTTAACAACACTCCTTTGCATTTAGCTGTTAAAAAGGACAACATAGATATAAATGTATTGAACGCTCTACTGGGAGCAGAAGGAATCGATGTTAATATAAAAGATAAACTTAGAGAATGGACTCCTTTACACTGGGCTGTTTCAGAGAACAAGATAGACAAAGTGAAAGCGCTACTGGGAGCAGAAGGAATCGATGTTAATATAGAAGATAAATATGAAAAAAAGACTCCTCTACATTTGGCTGCTCAAAATAACAACCAAGAAATAGTAGAGGATCTAATAAAAGCAGGAGCAAATATTAATGTAAAAGATAAAGATGAAAAGACTCCTTTAGATTTAGCCACTGATGAAAAAATAAAAACTCTATTGCAACCCGCAGAAGAATCTGATCCAGTGGATGGATCATCGACAGAGAGTGAAGGGGGTCAAGAGGAAGAAAAACGAGTAGGTGATGATACTGAACTACAATCAGATAATAGCAAAGAAGGGGAAAAAACCAGCACCACCAGTGCAGAACAAGGAACTGGTGTAAGCAACGGTAGTCAACCTACTGGATCTACACAAAATAAGGGAGGACAAACCAGCACCACCAGTGCAGAACAAGGAACTGATGTACAAGACAACGATGTAGGTCCTGTTGCTTCCACAGAACCTGCACAAACAGAAGAACAGCCGAGCTCTTTTTTTGGTAGTTTGTTTAGTATACTTATGAAGCCTTTTTCATTAGTTGCATCATTTTTTGGTGGTTTTTTTTCATGGTTGTTTGGGTCTGACGAAGAAAAGTCTGACACACAACCTTATGATGATTCTTCTTCACCTGGGGTCGATCAATCAGTTGAACAAAATAATGGTGATCATAATGACCAGAGCAATGTGATTTGA